The following proteins are encoded in a genomic region of Vibrio spartinae:
- a CDS encoding extracellular solute-binding protein, with amino-acid sequence MDRKFPFFNRKKICALITPIVMSGLAFSTQAKTTVDTWDIYNYPSQSAVIQDAIKTFSQQNPNITVERSIHSFADMRIPLKLALTSGDGPQIAQVNQGVGDMGALVKQNLLVPMDDLDKTYHWTTRFPESILKRNRWSKSGQFGDGELYGVACLGEMIGLYYNKALLDQAGLSVPKTMAEFEADMAKLKAKGIAPIILGLLDGNAGQQMLSAIWESQIDASKRESLDKLIYGKGGTFKNAALEHAAALMQSWNKQGYFFSGFQGIGKDDAATLFQNGQAAFFISGTWYSGQFKANKDIHFIGMPKFDGVDKPLMVGGTDLPFSITSTANTEQAQQAAAKFIDYLVSSEVAANWLSHGFLPAAQADKVVLPADNQLLGDIYTAWVQVNKDNALGHYVDWSTPSMLATLNENVQMLMADRITPQQLSSHLDENYQSYMKSLRQ; translated from the coding sequence ATGGATCGTAAATTCCCCTTTTTTAACCGTAAGAAAATATGTGCGTTAATCACCCCGATTGTTATGTCAGGTTTGGCGTTTTCGACTCAAGCCAAAACGACTGTGGATACCTGGGATATATATAATTACCCCAGTCAATCGGCTGTGATTCAAGACGCGATTAAAACCTTTAGTCAACAGAATCCAAATATTACAGTTGAACGTTCGATCCACTCTTTTGCAGATATGCGTATTCCGCTAAAACTTGCGCTGACCTCTGGTGACGGTCCTCAGATTGCTCAGGTTAACCAAGGGGTTGGAGATATGGGTGCTCTGGTCAAGCAAAATTTGTTAGTACCAATGGACGATCTGGACAAAACTTACCACTGGACAACCCGCTTCCCTGAATCGATTTTAAAACGTAATCGCTGGTCGAAAAGCGGTCAGTTTGGTGACGGCGAGTTGTATGGTGTTGCCTGTTTGGGCGAAATGATAGGTTTGTATTATAACAAAGCTTTGCTTGATCAAGCCGGTCTTAGCGTTCCGAAAACAATGGCTGAATTTGAAGCGGATATGGCTAAACTCAAAGCAAAAGGTATCGCTCCAATCATACTTGGGTTGCTTGATGGTAACGCCGGGCAACAAATGTTAAGTGCTATCTGGGAAAGTCAGATTGATGCTAGCAAACGTGAATCTCTGGATAAGCTGATTTACGGCAAAGGCGGTACTTTTAAAAATGCAGCGCTTGAACATGCTGCAGCGTTGATGCAAAGCTGGAATAAACAAGGTTACTTTTTCTCAGGTTTCCAAGGGATTGGTAAGGATGACGCAGCAACGTTATTTCAAAATGGTCAAGCGGCATTCTTCATCAGCGGTACTTGGTACTCCGGTCAGTTTAAAGCGAACAAAGATATCCATTTTATTGGCATGCCTAAATTTGACGGTGTCGACAAACCTTTAATGGTCGGTGGCACGGATTTACCTTTCTCAATTACCTCTACCGCTAACACCGAACAAGCGCAACAGGCTGCCGCGAAGTTTATCGATTATCTTGTTTCAAGCGAAGTGGCAGCGAATTGGTTAAGCCATGGTTTTCTTCCAGCGGCTCAAGCTGATAAAGTCGTTTTACCAGCAGATAATCAATTGCTTGGTGATATTTATACGGCTTGGGTCCAAGTGAACAAGGATAATGCACTTGGTCACTATGTCGACTGGTCTACGCCAAGTATGCTGGCTACGCTTAATGAAAATGTACAGATGTTAATGGCGGACAGAATTACACCACAGCAACTGTCGAGTCATCTAGATGAAAATTACCAAAGTTATATGAAGTCTCTTCGCCAATAG
- a CDS encoding GNAT family N-acetyltransferase, which translates to MSTRCFIRQARVEDEEALYQICLKTAKAGDDASDVYSDPHYPGQLYVMPYARFEPELAFVLICNEQVVGYAVATSNTRQFEQTLENKWWPVLRQAYANREEQKPFDNKVLNQIRHPHVAAQELVSKWPAHLHINLLPQAQSGGWGSKLISAVVDVLQKKQVPGIHLGVNLQNEKVCEFYKKQGFTHIIRSNAIYMGREL; encoded by the coding sequence ATGTCAACCCGCTGTTTTATTCGCCAGGCTCGCGTAGAAGATGAAGAAGCCCTTTATCAAATTTGTCTTAAAACCGCTAAGGCAGGTGATGACGCCAGTGATGTCTATAGCGATCCTCACTATCCTGGTCAACTATATGTAATGCCTTATGCCCGTTTTGAACCTGAACTAGCATTTGTCCTAATCTGTAATGAACAAGTGGTCGGCTACGCCGTTGCTACTTCAAATACTCGGCAATTTGAACAGACTCTAGAAAATAAATGGTGGCCGGTACTGCGTCAGGCATACGCAAATCGCGAAGAGCAAAAGCCATTTGACAATAAGGTACTGAATCAAATTCGTCATCCTCATGTTGCCGCCCAAGAGCTAGTATCAAAGTGGCCTGCACACCTGCATATTAACTTACTTCCTCAAGCACAAAGTGGTGGATGGGGAAGTAAACTCATCAGTGCTGTAGTTGATGTCCTTCAGAAAAAGCAAGTCCCTGGGATTCATTTAGGTGTTAACCTACAAAACGAAAAAGTATGTGAATTTTATAAAAAACAAGGATTTACCCATATCATTCGCAGTAACGCGATCTATATGGGTCGCGAACTGTAA
- a CDS encoding ABC transporter ATP-binding protein: protein MAKLELIGIRKSWDNQEVIHGVDLKIKDGEFIVFVGPSGCGKSTLLRMISGLEKISEGSLVIGRKEMTNTPAANRGIAMVFQSYALYPNMSVHNNLAYPLEMAKVPKAEIEQKVAEVAKTLHLEPMLDRHPKALSGGQRQRVAIGRAIIREPEIFLFDEPLSNLDAELRLQMRIEIAKLHESLGTTMIYVTHDQLEAMTLADRIVVLRDGRIEQVGSPLEIYHNPNNIFVAGFIGSPKINLLPAEVVNAYQGQIQVRVPALGLDHLIFSLEAPVNEGQKISIGFRPEHIIDDINDVANSQVFKMPVSYSEHLGHTNYLYLNVGEEDMFVVESRQTEAIANHKLVAFAVDPQKALIFDENGLRLR, encoded by the coding sequence ATGGCAAAGCTTGAACTTATCGGCATTAGAAAAAGCTGGGATAATCAGGAAGTCATACACGGTGTTGACTTAAAAATCAAAGATGGCGAATTTATTGTATTTGTCGGCCCGTCAGGTTGCGGAAAATCAACCTTATTACGGATGATATCCGGACTAGAAAAAATCAGCGAAGGCTCTCTAGTGATTGGTCGCAAAGAAATGACGAATACCCCAGCGGCAAATAGAGGCATTGCGATGGTATTTCAGTCATACGCACTGTATCCCAATATGTCAGTCCATAATAACCTCGCTTATCCGCTCGAAATGGCCAAAGTACCTAAAGCAGAAATTGAACAAAAAGTTGCTGAAGTGGCAAAAACACTGCATCTTGAACCAATGCTTGACCGGCACCCCAAAGCACTTTCCGGAGGTCAAAGACAGCGTGTGGCGATTGGCAGAGCCATCATCCGCGAACCCGAAATCTTCTTATTTGACGAGCCACTATCTAACCTTGATGCTGAACTACGCCTCCAAATGCGAATTGAGATAGCCAAACTGCATGAATCTCTGGGGACAACCATGATCTATGTCACTCATGATCAGCTAGAAGCGATGACGTTAGCCGATCGCATTGTCGTACTTCGTGATGGAAGAATTGAGCAAGTTGGCTCACCACTTGAGATCTACCATAACCCGAACAATATCTTTGTCGCCGGATTTATTGGCTCACCCAAAATAAACTTACTTCCGGCAGAAGTGGTCAACGCCTACCAAGGCCAAATCCAAGTTCGCGTACCTGCTCTTGGGCTTGATCACCTGATTTTTAGTCTGGAAGCTCCCGTGAACGAAGGCCAGAAAATTTCTATTGGTTTCCGACCAGAACACATTATTGACGACATCAATGATGTCGCAAATAGTCAAGTATTTAAGATGCCAGTGTCCTATAGCGAGCATCTTGGACATACCAATTACCTTTACCTTAATGTGGGCGAAGAAGATATGTTTGTCGTTGAATCACGCCAAACTGAAGCTATCGCCAATCATAAGCTAGTCGCGTTTGCTGTAGATCCGCAAAAGGCACTGATATTTGATGAAAACGGTTTACGACTTCGCTAA
- the rraB gene encoding ribonuclease E inhibitor RraB, with protein sequence MSHEDDYVSVESLIELQKEDTREIIQALLEDGSDPEALYEIEHHLFAETFEQLEKVAVEAFKMGFEVLEAEEVEDDEDEQILFCCDATMQSALNAETIDEQVEKLIHLAEKFDIIYDGWGTYYEGEDALYPDDEDEDE encoded by the coding sequence ATGTCCCATGAAGACGATTATGTTTCTGTTGAGTCGTTGATCGAATTACAGAAAGAAGATACCCGAGAAATTATTCAGGCACTCCTCGAAGATGGTAGTGATCCTGAAGCGCTATATGAGATAGAGCACCACTTGTTTGCTGAAACTTTTGAGCAGCTTGAAAAAGTCGCAGTTGAAGCATTTAAGATGGGGTTTGAAGTGTTGGAAGCCGAAGAAGTTGAAGATGATGAAGATGAGCAAATCCTGTTTTGTTGCGATGCAACAATGCAGTCAGCGCTGAATGCTGAAACCATTGATGAGCAGGTTGAAAAGCTGATCCATCTGGCTGAGAAATTTGACATCATCTATGACGGTTGGGGAACTTACTACGAAGGCGAAGATGCCCTGTATCCGGATGACGAAGACGAAGACGAATAA
- the tldD gene encoding metalloprotease TldD, which translates to MTIEHIEKALLHPTGLSEQFIEQTLSTMMARQIDYADLYFQSSWHESLVLEDGLIKDGSFNIDRGVGVRAVSGEKTGFAYSDQLTEEALQQSATAARGIAQQGQSGQQRVRPFSRSNTQDYYGMDNPLDSWQKQQKTELLKALDAYIRTKEPLIQEVSISLSGVYEQVLIAATDGTYAGDTRPLVRLSISVLAQKGDRREKGSAGGGGRVGYDYFLTERDGMAVAYEFADEAIRQALVNLDAVAAPAGTMPVVLGAGWPGVLLHEAVGHGLEGDFNRKGSSVFSGKIGQKVTSDLCTIVDDGTLKDRRGSLNVDDEGVQGQYNVLIENGVLKGYMQDKLNARLMGMAPTGNGRRESYAHLPMPRMTNTYMLPGQHTPEEIIATVEKGVYAPNFGGGQVDITSGKFVFSASEAYLIENGKITRPIKGATLVGSGIEAMQQVSMVGNDLQIDKGVGVCGKAGQSLPVGVGQPTLKLDAITVGGTD; encoded by the coding sequence ATGACAATTGAACATATAGAAAAAGCACTGCTTCATCCGACCGGGCTTTCTGAACAATTCATTGAGCAAACGTTGTCGACTATGATGGCTCGGCAGATCGATTATGCGGATCTGTATTTTCAGTCCAGTTGGCATGAATCGCTGGTTCTGGAAGATGGTTTGATTAAAGACGGATCTTTCAATATTGATCGGGGCGTTGGTGTCCGGGCAGTCAGTGGCGAAAAAACCGGTTTTGCTTATTCGGATCAGTTAACTGAAGAGGCTTTGCAGCAGAGTGCGACCGCAGCAAGAGGGATCGCTCAGCAAGGCCAAAGCGGTCAACAGCGAGTCCGGCCATTTTCCCGCAGCAATACGCAGGATTATTATGGTATGGATAATCCGCTGGATAGCTGGCAAAAGCAACAGAAGACCGAATTACTGAAAGCATTAGATGCTTACATCCGGACCAAAGAGCCACTGATTCAAGAAGTATCGATCAGTCTGAGTGGTGTCTATGAACAAGTATTGATTGCTGCCACCGATGGAACATATGCCGGAGATACGCGGCCGTTAGTCCGATTATCTATTAGTGTACTGGCACAAAAAGGTGATCGGCGTGAAAAAGGTAGCGCCGGAGGCGGTGGTCGAGTGGGGTATGACTACTTTCTGACTGAGCGAGATGGCATGGCCGTGGCTTATGAATTTGCTGATGAAGCCATCCGGCAGGCATTAGTCAATCTCGACGCGGTTGCCGCACCAGCGGGAACCATGCCTGTTGTCCTCGGAGCCGGTTGGCCGGGCGTATTACTACATGAAGCCGTCGGTCATGGGCTTGAAGGTGACTTTAATCGCAAGGGGTCTTCTGTCTTTTCCGGTAAGATTGGGCAAAAAGTCACCTCAGATCTTTGTACCATCGTTGATGACGGCACATTAAAAGATCGCCGCGGATCATTGAATGTTGATGATGAAGGGGTTCAGGGGCAGTATAATGTCCTGATCGAAAATGGTGTGCTGAAAGGATATATGCAAGACAAATTGAATGCACGCCTGATGGGGATGGCACCGACCGGCAATGGTCGCCGGGAGTCTTATGCGCATTTACCGATGCCGAGAATGACTAATACATATATGCTTCCCGGTCAGCATACACCGGAAGAAATTATTGCAACGGTTGAGAAGGGCGTGTATGCCCCAAACTTTGGCGGTGGACAGGTGGATATTACCTCCGGAAAGTTTGTTTTTTCTGCATCTGAAGCCTATTTGATCGAAAACGGCAAAATTACCCGACCTATCAAAGGGGCGACATTAGTCGGTTCCGGAATTGAAGCGATGCAACAAGTCTCGATGGTTGGCAATGATTTACAAATTGATAAAGGGGTTGGTGTGTGTGGAAAAGCCGGACAGAGTTTACCTGTCGGTGTCGGACAACCAACTCTCAAACTCGATGCAATTACTGTTGGTGGGACGGATTAA
- a CDS encoding carbon-nitrogen hydrolase family protein, with protein sequence MSRVGLIQMTSGSDPEHNIRWIEAQVEALSAQGAEWIVTPENAIVFGSKQDYHHHAEVLGNGPLQDGLSRIAKAFSVWLFIGSFPVRTPQGVTTTLLVYSADGQLVTSYDKLHMFDVDVADGHRHYRESDIFLPGSEVRLASTPFGELGLSICYDVRFPHLYSVLRQQGAQVILVPAAFTAVTGRAHWEILLRARAIETQCWVVAVNQGGVHEGGRETWGHSMVINPWGEIVASLAQTAATLVADIDLDLLAQVRTSMPVLSHTRFSNQFLEQKSEL encoded by the coding sequence ATGAGCCGAGTCGGTTTAATTCAGATGACATCCGGGTCTGATCCGGAGCACAATATACGGTGGATTGAGGCACAGGTTGAAGCATTATCTGCTCAGGGAGCTGAGTGGATTGTGACACCGGAAAATGCCATCGTTTTCGGTTCTAAACAGGACTATCATCATCATGCTGAAGTGCTGGGGAACGGTCCTTTACAGGATGGTTTGAGCCGGATTGCGAAAGCGTTTTCAGTCTGGCTTTTTATCGGTAGTTTTCCGGTGAGAACGCCACAGGGAGTGACAACCACTCTGCTGGTGTATTCCGCTGACGGTCAGCTCGTCACATCTTATGATAAGCTGCATATGTTTGACGTTGATGTTGCCGATGGACACCGCCATTATCGCGAGTCAGATATCTTTCTTCCCGGCTCGGAAGTCCGGCTCGCGTCAACACCGTTTGGTGAGTTGGGACTATCGATTTGTTATGATGTGCGTTTCCCGCATCTCTATTCCGTGTTACGCCAGCAAGGTGCTCAGGTGATATTGGTTCCGGCCGCGTTTACCGCTGTGACCGGACGTGCTCACTGGGAGATACTCCTGAGAGCCAGAGCGATTGAAACCCAATGCTGGGTCGTTGCTGTCAATCAGGGCGGTGTCCATGAGGGAGGCCGGGAAACTTGGGGTCACTCCATGGTGATTAACCCTTGGGGAGAGATCGTAGCAAGTCTGGCACAAACCGCAGCGACATTGGTCGCCGATATTGATCTTGATTTGTTAGCTCAGGTGAGAACTTCAATGCCGGTATTATCTCATACAAGATTTAGCAATCAGTTTTTGGAACAGAAGAGCGAATTATGA
- a CDS encoding YhdP family protein, which yields MRFIVSRLVRTLLWLLLSLLVLLAILISALRVALPHMNQYQVPMTEWMNRQAEIQFSVKDIQGFWRNRHPSLSLTGFQAHLPDESNIHFAADRVDIEFDLFKSLLQWQPVVANLVIHRSKLDVSSVDLFQQLPSNDSLDREEQKKIQQETIRHLDNIFLRQLDDFSVVDSTIRYRSISGGIRQLEIARLKWKNNDHHHQAQGVVSVTNTGINSLSVRADFEDFDSFHDISGQFYVSSDNISVGPWLTQYLKKETGIQSGQVSFDGWLTFEHNTPKDGYVQVRPSDLFWSDLSNQHPDSATGKRHRLHMQEGVFRLIPKQDGMVIQAQSVVLQTDETQWPELNFLMKWKPDHWLMNIGEINIGSLVPLMKRMPLSEQLQGMLAQLKPEGTLHDIRLAGDMQGIRQYSAQLSEGAIQQWYLLPEVHHLQASIRGNTDKAVIRANLDDDTLPYGDVFQAPLIIQKGQVNLVWQSTADGWSLWSDHVAVRTPDLQTVGQFKLDVVHDQSPLLSLYTEVDLFQAGETWRYLPVRALGDELTDYLSSSIQGGKVKTAKILWYGRLKDFPYRRHDGIFQAWVGLKNARFSYNTAWPPLTDLQLNLLFQNESMYLDSRQAHLMDVNALRITGRIPALIHSGHIEIEAKAEAQGNALRDFMTSTPLVHSVGAALTTVQVNGKIQSEFQLNIPFESHQEPRAWGWADLKNNRVDIQSPSLDLRKVFGRIRFDNDVVTASALQGEMLGQPVTWDFQGESSSKGYNVHIDTVGDWEVTPLASYVGQKWITPLSGHAPWEMGVDIQLNDIGFSYQANLNTDLQAMASQYPYPLNKKAQDPGKAVLQISGNQETISARIQMPHAKYQTEIDVTQSEPVLTATNLILGNGSFKVSPIVGHSASIRLNHFDLDQWITLLTKEDVPSGAPKTSARQAMSMPQIPIPDHVELQVKDLTLATLEWHDVDFLARHKSFGWRMNLQSQEVKGKANYIAPYDLSVALDQLHLYIPALEKRKEHDSLFIDESRHSERRITHFDRQFHQLMPNLTLVIKDFWFQGYKVGHLNMDFQRQGKELSWKKIDIVSGSNEIHANGQWTLDGKQSHTVLNMDLKGDNNSDLMERFGITSGIQNAPFSIKTQMAWDGAPWAAQVDTLKGSVSSKLGKGSISDVSGTARFLGLFSLDSIIRKMQLDFSDVFDQGMAFDSIEGSGEISQGVFVTNNIEMDALAGNMTIKGMVDLNANTIDAEVNFVPDVTSGLPVLSAFAVNPVTALYVLAITTVISPVVEVFSEVNYEVKGSIDSPVVKEISRSKGEFKLPEKLREEAQQHKQGATQ from the coding sequence GTGCGTTTTATAGTTTCTCGTCTTGTTCGGACATTACTATGGCTTTTATTAAGCCTGTTGGTTTTGCTTGCGATTCTGATTTCAGCTTTGAGAGTGGCTTTACCTCATATGAATCAGTATCAGGTACCGATGACCGAATGGATGAACAGGCAGGCTGAAATTCAGTTTTCTGTGAAGGATATACAAGGATTCTGGCGTAATCGCCACCCTTCTCTTTCTTTGACGGGGTTTCAAGCGCATTTACCCGATGAATCGAATATCCATTTTGCCGCTGATCGGGTTGATATTGAATTCGATTTATTTAAATCACTGCTGCAATGGCAGCCCGTGGTTGCAAATTTAGTGATTCACCGGTCAAAACTCGATGTGAGTTCGGTTGATCTGTTTCAACAACTGCCGTCCAATGACTCCCTCGACCGGGAAGAGCAAAAAAAAATACAACAGGAAACCATTCGTCATCTGGACAATATTTTTCTGCGTCAGCTCGATGATTTTTCGGTTGTGGACTCGACCATTCGTTACCGTTCAATCTCGGGGGGTATCCGACAACTGGAAATTGCCAGACTGAAATGGAAGAATAATGATCACCACCATCAGGCTCAAGGCGTGGTGAGTGTCACCAATACCGGTATTAATTCTCTTTCTGTTCGTGCTGACTTTGAGGATTTTGACTCATTCCATGATATTTCTGGCCAGTTTTATGTCAGTTCGGACAATATTAGCGTTGGTCCATGGCTGACTCAGTACCTGAAAAAAGAGACGGGTATTCAGAGCGGTCAAGTCAGTTTTGATGGCTGGTTAACGTTCGAGCATAATACCCCGAAAGATGGTTATGTTCAGGTTCGTCCTTCCGATCTGTTCTGGTCGGATTTATCCAATCAACATCCAGATTCAGCGACAGGTAAACGACATCGTTTACACATGCAGGAAGGGGTATTCCGGCTGATTCCGAAGCAAGATGGCATGGTGATTCAAGCTCAGTCTGTGGTATTACAAACAGATGAGACCCAATGGCCGGAACTCAATTTTTTGATGAAATGGAAGCCGGATCATTGGCTGATGAATATCGGTGAGATCAACATCGGTTCATTAGTGCCGCTGATGAAACGGATGCCTTTGTCAGAGCAATTGCAAGGAATGTTGGCACAACTGAAACCGGAAGGCACATTGCATGATATTCGCTTAGCCGGTGATATGCAGGGCATCCGGCAATATTCTGCACAACTTTCCGAAGGGGCAATTCAGCAGTGGTATTTGTTGCCGGAAGTTCATCATCTTCAGGCAAGTATCCGTGGCAATACCGATAAAGCGGTGATTCGCGCCAATCTGGATGATGACACACTCCCTTACGGTGATGTGTTTCAGGCACCGCTGATTATCCAAAAAGGCCAAGTCAATTTAGTCTGGCAGTCTACGGCGGATGGCTGGTCATTATGGTCAGATCACGTTGCCGTACGAACGCCGGATTTACAGACCGTTGGTCAATTTAAACTGGATGTTGTTCATGATCAGAGTCCGTTACTGTCACTGTATACCGAAGTTGATCTCTTTCAAGCCGGAGAAACATGGCGTTATCTGCCGGTTCGGGCATTAGGCGATGAATTGACCGATTATCTGTCGTCTTCTATTCAGGGTGGAAAGGTCAAGACGGCGAAGATACTGTGGTACGGGCGTCTTAAAGATTTTCCTTATCGGCGTCATGACGGTATTTTTCAGGCTTGGGTCGGGTTAAAAAACGCCCGGTTCAGTTACAATACGGCATGGCCACCGCTAACCGATTTACAGCTAAATCTGCTGTTTCAGAATGAATCCATGTATCTGGATTCGAGACAAGCACATCTGATGGATGTGAATGCGCTACGGATTACCGGCCGGATTCCGGCTTTAATTCATTCAGGACATATTGAAATTGAAGCGAAAGCAGAAGCCCAAGGCAATGCTTTACGTGATTTTATGACATCGACCCCGTTGGTTCATTCGGTCGGTGCCGCATTAACAACCGTGCAGGTTAATGGTAAGATCCAATCTGAGTTTCAGCTCAATATTCCTTTTGAAAGTCACCAAGAGCCGAGAGCATGGGGATGGGCAGACCTGAAGAATAATCGCGTTGATATTCAATCCCCCTCACTTGATTTACGCAAAGTTTTCGGCCGTATTCGTTTTGATAATGATGTTGTCACCGCGTCAGCGTTGCAGGGGGAAATGTTAGGCCAACCTGTCACATGGGATTTTCAAGGAGAAAGCAGCAGTAAGGGATACAATGTTCACATTGATACGGTAGGCGATTGGGAAGTCACGCCCTTGGCATCTTATGTCGGCCAAAAATGGATTACACCGCTCTCCGGTCATGCACCGTGGGAGATGGGCGTTGATATTCAGCTCAATGATATTGGTTTTTCTTATCAGGCAAACCTGAATACTGATTTGCAAGCGATGGCCAGTCAGTATCCTTATCCACTCAATAAAAAGGCTCAGGACCCCGGGAAAGCCGTACTACAGATTTCTGGTAATCAGGAAACGATCAGTGCCCGGATCCAAATGCCTCATGCTAAGTATCAGACAGAAATCGATGTCACACAGTCTGAGCCGGTGCTCACGGCAACCAACCTGATTTTAGGGAACGGGAGCTTTAAAGTCAGTCCGATTGTCGGTCATTCAGCCTCTATCCGCCTGAACCATTTCGACCTCGATCAGTGGATTACATTGCTGACCAAAGAAGACGTACCTTCTGGTGCACCGAAAACCAGCGCCCGTCAAGCGATGTCAATGCCACAAATTCCGATACCGGATCATGTCGAATTGCAGGTGAAAGATCTGACACTGGCGACACTGGAATGGCATGATGTGGATTTTCTTGCCCGACATAAAAGTTTTGGCTGGCGTATGAATCTCCAGAGTCAAGAAGTGAAAGGGAAAGCCAATTATATTGCGCCCTATGATTTGAGTGTGGCTTTGGATCAACTGCATCTTTATATCCCTGCCTTGGAAAAGCGCAAAGAGCACGATTCATTATTTATTGATGAATCTCGTCACAGTGAGCGCCGTATTACTCATTTTGATCGTCAGTTTCATCAGCTGATGCCAAACCTGACATTAGTGATCAAAGACTTCTGGTTTCAGGGGTATAAAGTTGGTCATTTGAATATGGATTTCCAGCGTCAGGGGAAAGAACTGTCATGGAAAAAGATTGATATCGTCAGCGGAAGCAATGAAATTCATGCCAATGGTCAGTGGACACTGGATGGGAAACAGTCCCATACTGTGCTAAACATGGACTTGAAAGGTGATAATAATAGTGATCTGATGGAGCGCTTTGGTATCACGTCGGGGATTCAAAATGCCCCGTTCTCGATCAAGACGCAGATGGCATGGGATGGCGCGCCATGGGCGGCACAGGTTGATACCCTCAAAGGCTCGGTCAGTTCCAAGCTTGGCAAAGGCAGCATCTCCGATGTCAGTGGGACGGCACGTTTTCTGGGATTATTTAGTTTAGATTCTATTATTCGTAAGATGCAGCTCGATTTCAGTGATGTGTTTGATCAGGGAATGGCGTTTGACTCCATTGAAGGGAGCGGAGAAATATCACAGGGTGTGTTCGTGACCAATAATATTGAGATGGATGCCTTGGCTGGCAATATGACCATTAAAGGTATGGTTGACCTGAATGCCAATACCATTGATGCTGAAGTTAATTTTGTGCCCGATGTGACTTCAGGATTACCTGTGCTTAGTGCTTTTGCCGTCAACCCAGTAACAGCACTCTATGTGTTAGCCATCACAACAGTGATCTCCCCGGTGGTTGAGGTATTCTCGGAAGTCAATTATGAAGTGAAAGGGTCGATTGACAGTCCTGTCGTGAAAGAGATCTCTCGTAGTAAAGGAGAGTTCAAACTGCCGGAAAAACTACGAGAAGAAGCACAGCAACACAAACAAGGAGCAACCCAATGA